Within Streptomyces sp. SS1-1, the genomic segment CGGCATCACCGCCTTCGTCGTCGAGACCAACTCGCCCGGCATCACCGTCGAGAACCGCAACGCGTTCATGGGCCTGCGCGGCATCGAGAACGGCGTCACCCGCTTCCACCAGGTGCGCGTCCCCGCCTCCCACCGCATCGGCCCCGAGGGCGCCGGCCTGAAGATCGCGCTGACCACGCTGAACACCGGCCGGCTCTCGCTGCCCGCGTCCTGCGTGGCCGCCGGCAAGTGGTGCCTGAAGATCGCCCGCGAGTGGTCGGCGGCCCGTGAGCAGTGGGGCAAGCCCATCGCCCACCACGAGGCCGTCGGCGCGAAGATCTCCTTCATCGCGGCCACCACCTTCGCCCTGGAGGCCGTCACCGACCTCGCCTCCCAGATGGCCGACGAGGACCGCAACGACATCCGGATCGAAGGCGCCCTCGCCAAGCTGTTCGCCTCCGAGATGGGCTGGCTCATCGCCGACGAGCTCGTCCAGATCCGCGGCGGCCGCGGCTTCGAGACGGCCGACTCGCTCCGGGCGCGCGGCGAGCGCGGCGTCCCCGCCGAACAGGTCCTGCGCGACCTGCGCATCAACCGCATCTTCGAGGGCTCGACGGAGATCATGCACCTCCTGATCGCCCGCGAGGCCGTCGACGCCCACCTCTCCGTCGCCGGGGACCTCATCGACCCCGACAAGTCCCTCCAGGACAAGGCGAAGGCGGGCGCGAACGCCGGTGTCTTCTACGCCAAGTGGCTGCCGAAGCTGGTCGCCGGACAGGGGCAACTGCCCTACACGTACAGCGAGTTCAAGCAGGGCGTCGACCTCTCCGGACATCTGCGGTACGTCGAGCGCACCGCCCGCAAGCTCGCCCGCTCCACCTTCTACGGCATGTCCCGCTGGCAGGGCCGCATGGAGAGCAAGCAGGGCTTCCTCGGCCGGATCGTCGACATCGGCGCCGAGCTGTTCGCCATGAGCGCCGCCTGCGTCCGCGCCGAGCACCTGCGGGCCCGCGGCGAGCACGGCCGCGAGGCGTACCAACTCGCCGACGCGTTCTGCCGGCAGTCCCGGCTGCGCGTCGAGGAACTGTTCGGCCGGCTCTGGTCCAACACCGACGACCTGGACCGCAAGGTCGTCAAGGGCGTGATGTCCGGCACGTACACGTGGCTGGAGCAGGGCATCGTCGACCCGTCCGACGACGGCGGCGTCTGGATCGCCGACGCCACCCCGGGCCCGAGCACGCACGAGAACGTCCACCGCCCGATCCGCTGACCGTCCCGTGAGGGGTCACCGCCCGCGGCGGCCCCTCACCATCCTGTTACCCACCCGATGGGGACACGCGGTCCTGCCCGCCGACCGCTGCGGCCACAATGGGGGGATGAGCGACAGTCCAGCCTCCCCCCTCGCCGACCCGCACCTCGTCTACGACCCCGTGGCGGGCGGCGGTCCCAAGGACGTGGTGATCCTCGGCTCCACCGGCTCGATCGGCACCCAGGCCATCGACCTCGTGCTGCGCAACCCCGGCCGGTTCCGGGTCACGGCGCTGTCCGCGAACGGCGGCCGGGTCGCGCTCCTCGCCGAGCAGGCGCACCGGCTGAAGGTCCGGACCGTCGCCGTCGCCCGCGAGGACGCCGTCCCGGCCCTGCGCGACGCTCTGCGCGACCGGTACGGCGCGGGGGAGCCGCTGCCCGAGATCCTCGCGGGACCGGACGCGGCCACCCAGGTCGCCGCCTCCGACTGCCACACCGTCCTCAACGGCATCACCGGCTCCATCGGCCTGGCCCCCACGCTCGCCGCGCTGGAGGCCGGCCGCACCCTCGCCCTCGCCAACAAGGAGTCGCTGATCGTCGGCGGCCCCCTGGTCAAGGCGCTGGCCAAGCCCGGGCAGATCATCCCGGTCGACTCCGAGCACGCCGCCCTCTTCCAGGCGCTGGCGTCCGGCTCGCGCGCCGACGTGCGCAAGCTCGTCGTCACCGCGTCCGGCGGCCCCTTCCGCGGCCGGACCAAGGCCGAGCTGGCGCACGTCACCGTCGACGACGCCCTCGCGCACCCCACCTGGGCGATGGGCCCGGTCATCACGATCAACTCGGCGACCCTCGTCAACAAGGGGCTCGAGGTCATCGAGGCGCACCTGCTCTACGACATTTCCTTCGACCGCATTGAGGTGGTCGTGCATCCCCAGTCGTATGTCCACTCGATGGTCGAGTTCACCGACGGTTCCACGATCGCCCAGGCGACGCCGCCCGACATGCGCGGCCCGATCGCCATCGGACTGGGCTGGCCCGAGCGCGTCCCGGACGCCGCCCCCACCTTCGACTGGAGCAAGGCGTCGACGTGGGAGTTCTTCCCGCTCGACAACGACGCCTTCCCGTCGGTGAACCTGGCGCGGCACGTCGGTGAGCTCGCGGGCACGGCCCCGGCGGTGTTCAATGCCGCCAACGAGGAGTGCGTCGAGGCGTTCCGGGCCGGCGCGCTGCCGTTCAACGGCATCATGGAGACCGTCACGCGGGTGGTGGAGGAGCACGGCACCCCGCGCTCGGGAACTTCGCTGACCGTCGCGGACGTCCTCGAAGCGGAGACCTGGGCCCGCGCACGCGCCCGGGAACTGGCGGCACACACGGCGGAGGCCCGTGCATGACACTCCTGATGTTCATCCTCGGCATAGTGCTGTTCGCGGTCGGGCTGCTCTTCTCGATCGCCTGGCACGAGCTGGGGCACCTGTCCACGGCCAAGCTGTTCGGCATCCGTGTGCCGCAGTACATGGTCGGCTTCGGCCCGACCATCTGGTCGCGGAACAAGGGCGAGACCGAGTACGGCATCAAGGCGATCCCGTTCGGCGGCTACATCCGGATGATCGGCATGTTCCCGCCCGGCCCCGACGGCCGGCTGGAGGCCCGCTCCACCTCGCCGTGGCGCGGCATGATCGAGGACGCGCGCTCGGCGGCCTTCGAGGAGCTGAAGCCGGGCGACGAGAACCGCCTGTTCTACACGCGCAAGCCGTGGAAACGGGTCATCGTGATGTTCGCGGGCCCGTTCATGAACCTGATCCTCGCGGTCGTCCTGTTCCTCACCGTGCTGATGGGCTTCGGCATCCAGCAGCAGACCACCACGGTCAGCTCGGTCTCCCCGTGCGTCATCGCGCAGACCGAGAACCGCGACACCTGCAAGGCGTCCGACCCGCGCTCCCCGGCCGCGGCCGCGGGCATGAAGGCCGGCGACAAGATCGTCGCCTTCGGCGGCGTGCGCACCGAGGACTGGAACACCCTCTCCGACCTCATCCGTGACAGCGCCGGCAAGCAGGTGCCGATCGTCGTCGACCGGGACGGCCGCGAGGTCACCCTCCAGGCGAAGATCGCCACCAACCGGGTCGTCAAGAAGGACGCGAGCGGGGCGTACGTCGAGGGCGAGTACATCAAGGCCGGCTTCCTCGGCTTCAGCGCGGCCAACGGCGTCGTCAAGCAGGACTTCGGCGAGTCGGTGACCTGGATGTCGGACCGGGTCGGCGACGCCGTCGACTCCCTGGTGGCCCTGCCCTCCAAGGTCCCCGCCCTGTGGGACGCGGCCTTCGGCGACGGCCCCCGCGAGCCGGACTCGCCGATGGGCATCGTCGGCGCGGCCCGGGTCAGCGGGGAGATCGCCACGCTCGACATCCCGGCGTCCCAGCAGCTGGCCACGTTCGTCTTCCTGCTGGCCGGGTTCAACCTCTCCCTGTTCCTGTTCAACATGCTCCCGCTGCTGCCGCTCGACGGCGGTCACATCGCGGGCGCCCTGTGGGAGTCGCTGCGCCGGAACCTGGCGAGGGTGCTGCGCCGGCCGGACCCCGGCCCGTTCGACGTGGCCAAGCTCATGCCGGTGGCGTACGTCGTCGCCGGGGTCTTCGTCTGCTTCACGCTGCTGGTACTGGTCGCGGACGTCGTCAACCCCGTCCGAATCTCCTAGCCGTACGGAAGTCGTACGGGCGTCGAGGCGGCCCGGGGCCCTGTGCCCCGGGCCGCCTTCCATCGAGTGGGTTTACGGGGCGTGAGGTGAGGGGCTGAGCGTGCGTGCCGTAATCTCGAAGCCTGGAGCCCGCTGCTGACGGGACCGGACCTTGATCCACGACTTGGGGTTGCACAGCAGATGACTGCGATTTCTCTCGGCATGCCGTCCGTTCCGACCAAGCTCGCCGAGCGCCGCAAGAGCCGGCAGATCCAGGTCGGATCCGTCGCGGTCGGCGGGGACGCCCCCGTGTCGGTGCAGTCGATGACCACGACGCGTACCTCCGACATCGGTGCGACGCTGCAGCAGATCGCGGAGCTGACGGCGTCGGGCTGCCAGATCGTGCGGGTGGCCTGCCCGACGCAGGACGACGCGGACGCGCTGGCGACGATCGCGCGGAAGTCGCAGATCCCGGTGATCGCGGACATCCACTTCCAGCCGAAGTACGTGTTCGCGGCGATCGAGGCGGGCTGTGCGGCGGTCCGGGTGAACCCGGGCAACATCAAGCAGTTCGACGACAAGGTCAAGGAGATCGCGCGGGCCGCGAAGGACCACGGCACCCCGATCCGCATCGGCGTGAACGCCGGGTCGCTGGACCGGCGCCTGCTGCAGAAGTACGGCAAGGCGACGCCCGAGGCCCTGGTCGAGTCGGCGCTGTGGGAGGCGTCCCTCTTCGAGGAGCACGACTTCCGGGACATCAAGATCTCCGTGAAGCACAACGACCCGGTGATCATGATCGAGGCGTACAAGCAGCTCGCCGCCCAGTGCGACTACCCGCTGCACCTCGGCGTGACCGAGGCCGGCCCCGCCTTCCAGGGCACCATCAAGTCCGCCGTCGCCTTCGGCGCGCTCCTTTCCCAGGGCATCGGCGACACCATCCGCGTCTCCCTGTCGGCCCCGCCCGCCGAGGAGGTCAAGGTCGGCATCCAGATCCTGGAGTCCCTGAACCTCAAGCAGCGCGGCCTGGAGATCGTCTCCTGCCCGTCCTGCGGCCGCGCCCAGGTCGACGTCTACAAGCTCGCCGAAGAGGTCACCGCCGGCCTGACCGGCATGGAGGTCCCGCTGCGCGTCGCCGTCATGGGCTGCGTCGTCAACGGCCCCGGCGAGGCCCGCGAGGCCGACCTCGGCGTCGCCTCCGGCAACGGCAAGGGCCAGATCTTCGTCAAGGGCGAGGTCATCAAGACCGTCCCCGAGTCCAAGATCGTCGAGACCCTCATCGAGGAGGCCATGAAGCTGGCCGAGCAGATGGAGGCCGACGGCGTGACGAGCGGCGAGCCCTCCGTCGCGGTCGCCGGCTGACCCGCCCGCACTCCGACCGCCCCCGGCCGGGACCACCGGTCACGACCGCGGGGCGGCACGCCCCGACTTCCGCGGGTACAGTGCGGGGACCAGCAGAACCCCAGCGTGAGGCCCCGCACGTGTTGACCCAGACCACCTCACGGGTGCTCGAACCGAGTGACCTGGACGCCGCGCTCGCCGTCCTCGACCGCGAGCCGGTCGCCAACGCCTTCGTGACGTCCCGCGTCCAGGTCGCGGGCCTCGACCCCTGGCGCCTCGGCGGCGAGATGTGGGGCTGGTACGAGGACGGCATGCTGACGTCCCTGTGCTACGCGGGCGCCAACCTCGTCCCCATCTGCGCCACCCCGCGCGCCGTGCGCGCCTTCGCGGACCGCGCCCGCCGGGCCGGCCGCCGCTGCTCCTCCATCGTCGGGCCCGCCGAGCCCACCGCCCAGCTGTGGCGGCTGCTCGAACCCACCTGGGGCCCGGCCCGCGAGGTCCGCGCCCACCAGCCGCTCATGGTCACCGACCACATGCCGGCCGACATCGCCCCCGACCCGTACGTCCGCCGCATCCGCAAGGACGAGATGGAGACGATCCTCCCGGCGTGCGTGGCCATGTTCACCGAGGAGGTCGGCGTCTCGCCGCTCGCCGGCGACGGCGGCCTCCTCTACCAGGCCCGGGTCGCGGAACTCGTCGGCTCCGGCCGCTCCTTCGCCCGCCTCGACCAGAACGGCAAGGTCGTCTTCAAGGCGGAGATCGGCGCCGCCACCGACCGCGCTTGTCAGATCCAGGGCGTCTGGGTGGCCCCCGAGTACCGCGGCCAGGGCCTCGCGGCGCCCGGGATGGCGGCGGTCCTGCGCTACGCCCTCGCGGACGTGGCCCCGGTCGCCAGCCTCTACGTCAACGACTTCAACACCGCGGCCCGCAGGACCTACCGCAGGGTGGGCTTCCAGGAGGTCGGCGCCTTCATGAGCGTCCTGTTCTGAGGGCGGCCCGCCCGCGCGGGCGGGAAGGGTCCCCGCCAGGCCGTACCAGCACCTTCGCACGGCAATGCTTGTAGGCTCCCCACCATGCGCCTTCCCGGTCACGCACACCGCCGCCACCCCGACGACATCGTGATCGGCCCGCTCGACCTGACGGCCCGGGTCGACGAGGCCCTCGCCGTCCAGGCGGTGGCGTTCGGACTCGGCCCCGACGAAGTCGCCGTCCGCCGCCAGATCGTCCTGCGGCACATGACCTACCCCGGCGCCCGCGCCCTCGGCGCCACCGACGGCGACCGCCTCGCCGGCTTCGTCTACGGCATGCCCAACAGCCGCGGCCACTGGTGGTCCACGGTGGTGGAGCCGTACCTGCGCGCCCAGGGCCTCGACGACTGGCTCGACGACTCCTTCGTCATCACCGAGCTGCACGTCCACCCCGCCTACCAGAACCGGGGCGTGGGCCGCGCCCTGATCACCACCATCACCGACAGCGCCGACGAGCCGCGCTCGATCCTCTCCGCGATCGACATGGACAGCCCGGCCCGCGGCCTCTACCACTCCCTCGGCTACCAGGACCTCGCACGCCGGGTCCTGTTCCCCAGCGCCCCGAAGCCGTACGCCGTGATGGGCGCCCCGCTGCCGCTACGCCGCTAGGCCCTTCGTCTCGATCAGACCCCGCTCCGTGATCCGGCCTGATCCAAGCGAAGGCCATAACCGATTTCCACCGTCCCGTCCCGCCCGGCTAACCTCCTGCCATCAACCACATCCGGCAGGAGTACGAGAACCATGGCGAAAGCACCGGTCCAGCGCATGTCCCAGTTGATGGCGAAGACGCTGCGCGACGACCCGGCGGACGCCGAGGTCCTCAGCCACAAGCTGCTGGTCCGCGCTGGATACGTCCGTCGCACGGCGGCCGGCATCTGGTCCTGGCTGCCCCTCGGCAAGCGGGTCCTGGCCAACGTGGAGCGCATCGTCCGTGAGGAGATGGACGCCATCGGCGCCCAGGAGGTGCTGCTGCCCGCGCTGCTGCCGCGTGAGCCGTACGACGCCACGGGCCGCTGGGACG encodes:
- a CDS encoding acyl-CoA dehydrogenase family protein codes for the protein MSAAPPKPTVTEREARQVAEAARQQEWRKPSFAKELFLGRFRLDLIHPHPLPTDEATQRGEEFLAKLRDFVETKVDGALIEREARIPDDVIDGLKELGAFGMKIDTKYGGLGLGQVYYNKALTLVGSASPAIGVLLSAHQSIGVPQPLKLFGSPEQKERFLPRCARTDISAFLLTEPDVGSDPARLATTAVPDGDDYVLDGVKLWTTNGVVADLLVVMARVPKSEGHKGGITAFVVETNSPGITVENRNAFMGLRGIENGVTRFHQVRVPASHRIGPEGAGLKIALTTLNTGRLSLPASCVAAGKWCLKIAREWSAAREQWGKPIAHHEAVGAKISFIAATTFALEAVTDLASQMADEDRNDIRIEGALAKLFASEMGWLIADELVQIRGGRGFETADSLRARGERGVPAEQVLRDLRINRIFEGSTEIMHLLIAREAVDAHLSVAGDLIDPDKSLQDKAKAGANAGVFYAKWLPKLVAGQGQLPYTYSEFKQGVDLSGHLRYVERTARKLARSTFYGMSRWQGRMESKQGFLGRIVDIGAELFAMSAACVRAEHLRARGEHGREAYQLADAFCRQSRLRVEELFGRLWSNTDDLDRKVVKGVMSGTYTWLEQGIVDPSDDGGVWIADATPGPSTHENVHRPIR
- the dxr gene encoding 1-deoxy-D-xylulose-5-phosphate reductoisomerase gives rise to the protein MSDSPASPLADPHLVYDPVAGGGPKDVVILGSTGSIGTQAIDLVLRNPGRFRVTALSANGGRVALLAEQAHRLKVRTVAVAREDAVPALRDALRDRYGAGEPLPEILAGPDAATQVAASDCHTVLNGITGSIGLAPTLAALEAGRTLALANKESLIVGGPLVKALAKPGQIIPVDSEHAALFQALASGSRADVRKLVVTASGGPFRGRTKAELAHVTVDDALAHPTWAMGPVITINSATLVNKGLEVIEAHLLYDISFDRIEVVVHPQSYVHSMVEFTDGSTIAQATPPDMRGPIAIGLGWPERVPDAAPTFDWSKASTWEFFPLDNDAFPSVNLARHVGELAGTAPAVFNAANEECVEAFRAGALPFNGIMETVTRVVEEHGTPRSGTSLTVADVLEAETWARARARELAAHTAEARA
- a CDS encoding M50 family metallopeptidase encodes the protein MFILGIVLFAVGLLFSIAWHELGHLSTAKLFGIRVPQYMVGFGPTIWSRNKGETEYGIKAIPFGGYIRMIGMFPPGPDGRLEARSTSPWRGMIEDARSAAFEELKPGDENRLFYTRKPWKRVIVMFAGPFMNLILAVVLFLTVLMGFGIQQQTTTVSSVSPCVIAQTENRDTCKASDPRSPAAAAGMKAGDKIVAFGGVRTEDWNTLSDLIRDSAGKQVPIVVDRDGREVTLQAKIATNRVVKKDASGAYVEGEYIKAGFLGFSAANGVVKQDFGESVTWMSDRVGDAVDSLVALPSKVPALWDAAFGDGPREPDSPMGIVGAARVSGEIATLDIPASQQLATFVFLLAGFNLSLFLFNMLPLLPLDGGHIAGALWESLRRNLARVLRRPDPGPFDVAKLMPVAYVVAGVFVCFTLLVLVADVVNPVRIS
- the ispG gene encoding flavodoxin-dependent (E)-4-hydroxy-3-methylbut-2-enyl-diphosphate synthase, producing the protein MTAISLGMPSVPTKLAERRKSRQIQVGSVAVGGDAPVSVQSMTTTRTSDIGATLQQIAELTASGCQIVRVACPTQDDADALATIARKSQIPVIADIHFQPKYVFAAIEAGCAAVRVNPGNIKQFDDKVKEIARAAKDHGTPIRIGVNAGSLDRRLLQKYGKATPEALVESALWEASLFEEHDFRDIKISVKHNDPVIMIEAYKQLAAQCDYPLHLGVTEAGPAFQGTIKSAVAFGALLSQGIGDTIRVSLSAPPAEEVKVGIQILESLNLKQRGLEIVSCPSCGRAQVDVYKLAEEVTAGLTGMEVPLRVAVMGCVVNGPGEAREADLGVASGNGKGQIFVKGEVIKTVPESKIVETLIEEAMKLAEQMEADGVTSGEPSVAVAG
- a CDS encoding GNAT family N-acetyltransferase, with protein sequence MLTQTTSRVLEPSDLDAALAVLDREPVANAFVTSRVQVAGLDPWRLGGEMWGWYEDGMLTSLCYAGANLVPICATPRAVRAFADRARRAGRRCSSIVGPAEPTAQLWRLLEPTWGPAREVRAHQPLMVTDHMPADIAPDPYVRRIRKDEMETILPACVAMFTEEVGVSPLAGDGGLLYQARVAELVGSGRSFARLDQNGKVVFKAEIGAATDRACQIQGVWVAPEYRGQGLAAPGMAAVLRYALADVAPVASLYVNDFNTAARRTYRRVGFQEVGAFMSVLF
- a CDS encoding GNAT family N-acetyltransferase, whose protein sequence is MRLPGHAHRRHPDDIVIGPLDLTARVDEALAVQAVAFGLGPDEVAVRRQIVLRHMTYPGARALGATDGDRLAGFVYGMPNSRGHWWSTVVEPYLRAQGLDDWLDDSFVITELHVHPAYQNRGVGRALITTITDSADEPRSILSAIDMDSPARGLYHSLGYQDLARRVLFPSAPKPYAVMGAPLPLRR